A genome region from Vibrio tapetis subsp. tapetis includes the following:
- a CDS encoding Bax inhibitor-1/YccA family protein has product MNGPIVSNSRQQESLIQTNKVLRSTYFLLSMTLLWSAVVAGVSMAMNMPHPGMIITLVGFYGLLFLTEKNRNNSMGLVFTFLFTGFMGYTIGPILNMYLGAGMGDVIITALGGTALSFMAASAYALTTKRDLSMLGGLMLSLFVVLVVGMIASIFIQSTIMHLAMSSLFIVFSTMAILMTTQGIIRGGETNYISATVTLFVSIYNIFISLLSILGIMNSDD; this is encoded by the coding sequence ATGAACGGTCCAATCGTATCGAACTCTCGCCAACAAGAGAGTCTGATTCAAACAAACAAAGTACTGCGTAGTACTTACTTCTTGCTGTCTATGACTCTGCTTTGGTCAGCGGTTGTGGCTGGCGTGTCTATGGCAATGAACATGCCTCACCCAGGTATGATCATTACACTAGTTGGCTTCTACGGCCTTCTTTTCTTAACCGAGAAGAATCGCAATAACTCGATGGGCTTGGTGTTTACTTTCCTATTCACAGGCTTCATGGGCTACACCATTGGTCCTATCCTAAACATGTACCTTGGTGCAGGTATGGGCGATGTGATCATTACTGCTCTTGGCGGTACTGCTCTATCATTTATGGCAGCATCGGCATACGCGCTAACAACTAAGCGTGATTTGTCTATGCTTGGTGGCTTAATGCTTTCTTTGTTTGTTGTTTTGGTTGTTGGCATGATCGCTAGCATCTTTATCCAATCGACAATTATGCATTTGGCAATGAGCAGCTTGTTCATTGTATTCTCTACAATGGCAATTTTGATGACAACTCAAGGCATCATTCGCGGCGGTGAAACTAACTACATCTCTGCGACAGTGACTTTGTTTGTATCTATTTACAACATCTTCATCAGCCTGCTAAGCATCCTAGGTATCATGAACAGCGACGACTAA
- a CDS encoding TusE/DsrC/DsvC family sulfur relay protein: MLNYQDKEIATDAQGYLLNVNDWEEGMVPLLANEEGIDLTDAHWEVIRFVRDFYLEFNTSPAVRMLVKAMEKAHGPEKGNSKYLFKLFRQGPAKQATKLAGLPKPAKCL, encoded by the coding sequence ATGCTTAACTATCAAGATAAAGAAATTGCAACAGATGCACAGGGCTACCTTCTTAATGTTAATGACTGGGAAGAAGGCATGGTTCCTCTTCTTGCAAATGAAGAGGGAATAGACCTGACAGATGCGCACTGGGAAGTCATCCGATTTGTCCGTGATTTCTACCTAGAGTTCAATACATCGCCAGCAGTTAGAATGTTGGTAAAAGCAATGGAAAAAGCACACGGCCCTGAAAAAGGAAACAGCAAATACTTGTTCAAACTCTTCAGGCAAGGCCCAGCTAAACAAGCGACTAAACTGGCTGGTTTACCTAAACCGGCTAAGTGTTTATAA
- the yccX gene encoding acylphosphatase — MVQKCVRFSVKGKVQGVGFRFHTAQYALKQGLVGYVKNRENGDVEVLACGERPKLNALAIWLKDGPKTARVDSVISEEIEVIQMEGFEIL, encoded by the coding sequence ATGGTTCAAAAATGTGTGCGGTTTAGCGTTAAAGGCAAGGTTCAGGGTGTTGGATTTCGTTTCCATACGGCTCAATATGCATTGAAACAGGGTTTGGTTGGTTACGTGAAAAATCGAGAAAACGGGGATGTTGAGGTATTGGCGTGTGGAGAGAGACCAAAGTTGAACGCGTTAGCCATCTGGTTAAAGGACGGTCCTAAAACCGCGCGGGTAGACTCGGTTATCTCTGAAGAAATTGAGGTAATTCAGATGGAAGGTTTTGAGATTTTGTAG
- a CDS encoding methyl-accepting chemotaxis protein, translating into MKEIPFRWIDKYLIHLKIQEKFYLLFILPALAVIIVTAILNFAANDLIHELVIKDLTSVQAFADAGNLTQQQVMNIIAQSDHIIVGRGPESVTVANGTLSLMENPDISVVSWLSATQLSIIIGALFLVALTVYYIMTFIGGAMFSTNKALATLANGDLKARLNYFPVRDEFSTIAINIDKVSEREQKLVLAIQESVALMQQISSELNQSSQTSYNLSSQQQSNLDSLASATEEMATTIREVANLSHDSSMQTDEARNVAQDGLVKVGETLSSISNLSNEIQSAAQAVAELDTNAAQIDEVVATINAISEQTNLLALNAAIEAARAGEQGRGFAVVADEVRTLAGRTQQATVEIQSMIEALQKNSGALTRLMETTVLNANQGQSLMGEVDKQITDISDKNQFISESSTQIATAAEEQGVVADSIAASVETIRNQSNEVNTLIQSSNGNIDSLRVQSDQMEKLLTGLKA; encoded by the coding sequence ATGAAAGAAATCCCGTTTCGCTGGATAGATAAGTATCTCATTCATCTAAAAATCCAAGAAAAATTTTACCTGTTATTCATACTGCCCGCTTTGGCCGTTATTATTGTTACCGCAATTCTTAACTTTGCAGCCAACGACTTAATCCATGAGCTCGTTATTAAAGATTTAACTTCGGTTCAAGCTTTCGCTGATGCGGGTAACCTGACTCAGCAGCAAGTGATGAACATAATTGCGCAGTCTGATCATATTATTGTTGGTCGCGGGCCAGAATCGGTGACGGTTGCCAATGGAACACTAAGCCTAATGGAAAACCCTGATATCAGCGTAGTATCTTGGCTTTCAGCAACTCAATTGAGCATTATCATTGGCGCCCTATTTCTTGTTGCTTTAACTGTTTATTACATCATGACCTTTATCGGCGGCGCGATGTTTTCTACCAATAAAGCGCTTGCGACCCTCGCTAATGGTGATCTAAAAGCCCGTTTGAACTATTTCCCGGTCCGTGATGAATTCAGCACCATTGCTATTAATATAGACAAGGTATCTGAACGGGAACAGAAATTGGTCTTAGCAATCCAAGAGTCTGTTGCGCTGATGCAACAGATAAGCTCGGAGCTGAATCAATCTTCTCAAACCAGTTATAATCTTTCGAGTCAGCAGCAATCCAACTTGGATTCACTCGCCAGTGCGACCGAAGAGATGGCGACCACCATTCGTGAAGTGGCCAACCTTTCTCACGACTCAAGCATGCAAACCGACGAAGCACGTAACGTCGCGCAAGACGGCTTGGTAAAAGTAGGTGAAACACTGAGTTCAATTTCCAATTTGAGTAACGAAATTCAATCTGCAGCACAAGCCGTAGCGGAATTGGATACTAATGCCGCTCAGATTGACGAGGTGGTTGCCACTATCAACGCAATTTCTGAGCAAACCAACCTATTGGCACTTAATGCTGCAATCGAGGCTGCTCGCGCAGGTGAGCAAGGCCGAGGTTTTGCTGTGGTAGCTGATGAAGTTCGCACTCTTGCAGGTCGAACCCAGCAAGCAACGGTTGAGATTCAATCCATGATAGAAGCTCTTCAGAAAAACAGCGGCGCGTTAACTCGTTTGATGGAAACCACCGTCTTGAATGCTAACCAAGGCCAAAGCTTAATGGGTGAAGTGGACAAACAGATCACTGATATTTCCGATAAAAATCAGTTCATTTCTGAAAGTAGTACTCAAATCGCGACGGCTGCTGAAGAGCAAGGCGTGGTAGCAGACAGTATTGCTGCAAGCGTTGAAACGATTCGAAATCAGTCAAATGAAGTGAATACTCTTATTCAATCTTCAAATGGCAACATCGATAGCCTACGCGTGCAAAGCGACCAAATGGAAAAACTTCTTACTGGTTTAAAGGCATAG
- a CDS encoding class I SAM-dependent methyltransferase: MTPTLTLVKGRDKSLRRKHPWVFSLGIAKIEGEPTLGQTVDILAHNGEWLAKAAYSPNSQISARVWSFKKSDSIDQDFFIKRIQDALLLRQDIIERDGLTGFRLIAAESDGLPGITIDKYQDFLVCQLLSAGAELQKPVLVEALKEVFPECNVYERSDVAVRKKEGLEQTVGVLHGDTPPKSVVIEENGVKISVDIVDGHKTGFYLDQRDSRQQAIKYVKNKEVLNCFSYTGGFGLYALKGDAKRVINVDVSQPALDTAKHNAEINGFDISKKRAVFLNADVFKLLREYRDQGTKFDVVIMDPPKFVSSKNNLTSGANGYKDINMLAMQILKPGGTLLTYSCSGLMGNDLFQKIIADAALDAGRSVKFIERFEQAADHPVDTAYPEGFYLKGFACKVL; the protein is encoded by the coding sequence ATGACTCCTACACTAACTCTTGTTAAAGGCCGCGATAAATCGCTGCGCCGCAAACACCCTTGGGTTTTCTCTCTCGGTATTGCAAAAATCGAAGGCGAGCCAACGCTGGGTCAAACCGTTGATATTCTTGCTCATAACGGCGAATGGTTAGCAAAAGCAGCATACTCCCCTAATTCGCAAATCAGCGCTCGTGTATGGAGTTTCAAAAAATCGGATTCAATCGATCAGGATTTTTTTATAAAACGAATTCAAGATGCCCTACTTCTTCGTCAAGATATTATTGAACGAGATGGTCTTACTGGCTTTCGCCTGATTGCCGCTGAGTCTGATGGCCTCCCTGGTATTACTATAGACAAGTATCAAGACTTTCTTGTTTGTCAGCTTCTGAGTGCAGGCGCCGAATTGCAAAAACCAGTTTTGGTAGAAGCCTTAAAAGAAGTGTTCCCAGAATGCAATGTTTACGAACGCTCTGACGTCGCCGTTCGTAAGAAAGAAGGACTAGAGCAAACGGTTGGTGTATTGCACGGTGATACTCCTCCTAAATCGGTCGTTATCGAAGAAAACGGCGTTAAGATCAGCGTAGATATTGTCGACGGCCATAAAACAGGTTTTTACCTAGACCAACGCGATAGTCGCCAACAAGCCATCAAATACGTAAAAAACAAAGAAGTACTAAACTGCTTTTCTTACACCGGTGGGTTTGGTTTGTACGCCCTTAAAGGTGATGCAAAACGCGTAATCAACGTTGATGTATCTCAACCGGCTCTTGATACAGCAAAACACAACGCTGAAATCAATGGTTTCGATATCTCAAAAAAACGCGCTGTATTCCTAAATGCTGATGTATTTAAACTGCTTCGCGAGTACCGTGACCAAGGCACGAAATTTGATGTTGTGATCATGGATCCGCCAAAGTTTGTCTCTAGCAAGAACAACTTAACCTCTGGTGCGAACGGCTATAAAGACATCAACATGCTTGCCATGCAGATCTTGAAGCCGGGTGGCACATTGCTTACTTACTCTTGCTCAGGCCTTATGGGTAACGACCTATTCCAAAAAATCATTGCCGACGCGGCACTTGATGCTGGCCGCAGCGTTAAATTCATCGAACGTTTTGAACAAGCAGCGGATCACCCTGTAGATACGGCGTATCCTGAAGGGTTTTACCTGAAAGGTTTTGCTTGTAAGGTGTTGTAG